The Raphanus sativus cultivar WK10039 chromosome 2, ASM80110v3, whole genome shotgun sequence genome includes a region encoding these proteins:
- the LOC108839671 gene encoding protein MODIFIER OF SNC1 1 isoform X2, whose translation MTSNTTGDRRWGTTRRSGMTILGKVAVPKPINLPSQRLENQGLDPNVEIVPKGTLSWGSKSSLNAWGTSSLSPRTESGPGSPSHLSNRPSTGGSVTRPSTADSDKAHDSSSIAWDSNSRPSSASGVFPANQASVGLQRPHSADTRPGSSHLSRFAEPVSETSATWGQHGDVPTKKDGFSLTSGDFPSLGAEKESSEKSTMPQDAARPASSSGRSVEEREANVRIGDDNAWRRDNQPYSEDAPGHCRVEGQLDSRCSQSYPNANFPHQYDGWRGPPVNNHHGGGWYRGNHPYGAPMGPGGFPVDPFPFYPPQVPPIPGHEAGPRGNHPANGQMFRPPLLDSYVHPRMQTRPGFYLGPVPHESYYGPPMGYGNRDLPFGGRPAGPHAYSQHSGQGGYDKSGSSVALEQNEPSHPPERQRQYKVLLRPQDGRYGEDEAKREGLLGNRLPNAENVAQQMQTSKINRRENRNEASDQVQPIKAENAAPEDPSLIQKIEGLNSKTRSNDGWQNASSVVNRDQQESKTRTLNSGDYVNKVPARMPRTGHASDSTNSLHYKQGDPATNKNAELIAISGTSISSCCRRSTQQTQGRADHQPQQRVNNESNDGWRKTTVISGSSPATLSSNSESFAEVNVGDFVDTGSVGKPVSAISVDQNDNQRTTMRELARQRAQQRQKEEEERARDQRAKALAKLEELNRRSQVAEEGSKNLEAASDASIPGIPEVPRSLSPARMAAKSTESTEESGKPSMQNLMTSTEDADYVDPKQQDNLPRHRDGSKQKRLGYKQKQHIVFEKKMAGNTLSEATTEVFDVVPSPEASNQGVISQNSDMPATSSVSTEQAFTKRKNNRNGKKKHKVEETKLINTTRAAVGKETKSGDESIEIGRVRAAEIKFGSFPVDIKVSGNSSDQISSSTNEESQSRAKTNSKSQQFRKTPRNSLVNKPADKFHGNSTVIWAPVHPQQKPDISTGVGSQSTVPESSTSSKSLHQGQTSSRSKRVELERYVAKPIVKEIAEKMVSQEPITAAPKMAENVLHKENFGGEGAGILQPPGSTAGKSGSPLKSRHGNGKQGKHGRDHGSWNQRGSAVSTKALEDGQFGTSNQPIRETVNYHSSNQTGETAVDSSKDRTASNAVGWNDGWYMTPETHHSAAAAAAAAAAEEMEASAPRTNTVGKDHGKQQGYRSNYGDSKKANTRDSSKAHMQQSGHESGQQDLHVGSNEIRGQSGGGRQYSRDRTYASQKRDGGYEQQGFTPEQKMNSADTPNHSQNRSASQEVQGGHNPNSMFQTNTGQNRRFGRGQEPHGGWGSSMQENMHHHHQRPLSNRGRQKPNLHYEYKPVGSHAYEGEHSREQLKESSEGPRYREKGQGNQRHDGQKSYQQQRG comes from the exons ATGACCTCTAACACGACAGGAGATCGaag ATGGGGTACTACAAGAAGAAGTGGCATGACTATATTGGGAAAGGTTGCTGTTCCAAAACCCATTAACTTACCAAGTCAAAG GTTAGAGAATCAAGGCCTTGACCCTAATGTCGAAATCGTTCCAAA AGGAACCCTTAGCTGGGGAAGTAAATCGTCTCTGAATGCGTGGGGGACATCATCGTTGTCACCACGAACTGAAAGTGGTCCTGGTTCGCCAAGCCACCTCAGCAATCGCCCTTCTACTGGTGGAAGTGTCACTCGACCTTCAACTGCTGATAGTGACAAAGCGcatgattcttcttctattgCTTGGGATTCGAACTCCCGGCCTTCATCAGCATCCGGGGTGTTCCCAGCTAATCAGGCATCAGTTGGACTACAACGTCCACACAGTGCAGACACAAGACCTGGAAGCTCGCACTTGTCCCGATTTGCTGAACCCGTGTCAGAGACTTCTGCAACATGGGGTCAGCAT GGAGATGTTCCAACGAAAAAGGATGGGTTTTCTTTGACTTCTGGAGATTTTCCTTCCCTTGGTGCTGAAAAAGAAAGTTCTGAGAAGAGCACTATGCCACAAG ATGCCGCTCGTCCTGCTTCTTCGTCGGGAAGATCTGTAGAAGAACGAG AAGCTAATGTACGGATTGGAGATGACAATGCCTGGAGAAGAGATAATCAACCCTACAGTGAAGACGCACCTGGACATTGTAGAGTGGAAGGGCAACTGGACTCCCGTTGTTCACAATCTTATCCTAATGCTAATTTTCCTCATCAGTATGATGGTTGGCGTGGTCCTCCAGTAAATAATCATCATGGTGGTGGCTGGTACAGAGGGAACCACCCATACGGTGCCCCAATGGGTCCTGGGGGTTTTCCTGTAGATCCTTTTCCATTTTATCCTCCGCAAGTTCCCCCTATTCCTGGGCACGAGGCTGGTCCTAGGGGTAATCACCCTGCTAATGGACAAATGTTCAGGCCTCCACTACTTGATTCTTATGTCCACCCAAGGATGCAGACTAGGCCTGGGTTTTATCTTGGTCCAGTGCCACATGAAAGCTACTATGGTCCTCCCATGGGGTACGGAAACAGAGATCTACCTTTTGGGGGTAGGCCTGCGGGTCCTCATGCTTATAGCCAGCATTCTGGTCAAGGTGGATATGATAAGTCTGGAAGTTCAGTGGCTTTGGAACAGAATGAGCCATCACATCCTCCCGAAAGACAAAGGCAATACAAGGTTCTCTTAAGGCCCCAAGATGGTAGGTATGGGGAAGATGAAGCAAAGCGGGAAGGATTACTAGGAAATAGGCTCCCGAATGCAGAGAATGTAGCCCAACAGATGCAAACTTCCAAAATCAACAGGAGAGAAAACAGAAATGAGGCAAGTGACCAGGTACAACCTATTAAGGCAGAGAATGCTGCCCCTGAAGATCCCAGTTTGATTCAGAAAATAGAGGGCTTGAATTCAAAAACTAGAAGTAATGATGGTTGGCAAAATGCTTCATCTGTCGTCAATAGAGATCAGCAGGAAAGCAAAACTCGTACACTCAATTCTGGGGATTATGTAAATAAAGTTCCAGCAAGAATGCCTCGAACTGGTCATGCAAGTGATAGTACGAACTCTTTACACTATAAACAAGGTGATCCTGCCACCAACAAAAACGCTGAGCTGATAGCTATTAGTGGAACTTCTATATCCAG TTGCTGCAGGAGATCTACTCAACAGACTCAAGGCAGAGCAGATCATCAGCCCCAACAAAGAGTGAACAATGAAAGCAATGATGGTTGGCGGAAGACGACTGTTATCTCAGGTTCCTCCCCTGCAACTTTGTCTTCAAACTCAGAAAGCTTTGCTGAGGTAAATGTAGGTGACTTTGTGGATACTGGTTCCGTTGGGAAGCCTGTGTCTGCAATATCTGTAGACCAAAACGACAACCAG CGTACTACGATGAGAGAGTTAGCCAGGCAGCGTGCACAACAGAGGCAGAAAGAGGAGGAAGAAAGAGCAAGAGATCAGCGGGCTAAGGCTCTTGCAAAACTGGAAGAGTTGAATAGACGTTCCCAAGTAGCTGAGGAGGGTTCCAAGAACTTGGAAGCTGCATCTGATGCTTCCATCCCGGGCATACCAGAAGTTCCTCGGTCTCTTTCACCTGCACGTATGGCTGCAAAGTCTACCGAATCTACTGAAGAATCAGGAAAACCCTCAATGCAAAACTTGATGACTTCAACAGAAGATGCAGATTATGTGGACCCTAAACAGCAGGATAATCTTCCACGCCACCGTGATGGCTCAAAACAGAAGCGCTTGGGTTATAAGCAGAAGCAACATATCgtatttgagaaaaaaatggCAGGGAATACTCTCTCTGAAGCTACTACAGAGGTGTTCGATGTTGTTCCATCTCCTGAGGCGTCAAACCAAGGTGTAATAAGTCAAAACTCAGACATGCCAGCAACGTCAAGCGTTTCAACTGAGCAAGCTTTCACGAAAAGAAAGAATAACAGGAACGGTAAGAAAAAGCACAAGGTTGAGGAGACCAAATTAATAAACACGACAAGAGCTGCCGTtggaaaagaaacaaaatcggGAGATGAGTCAATTGAGATTGGTAGAGTCAGGGCAGCGGAAATTAAGTTTGGGTCTTTTCCAGTGGATATTAAAGTGTCTGGTAATTCGTCTGACCAAATCAGTTCCTCCACGAACGAAGAGTCCCAAAGCAGAGCAAAAACCAACTCGAAATCTCAACAGTTTCGCAAGACTCCAAGAAACTCACTGGTAAATAAGCCTGCAGATAAATTTCATGGTAACAGTACTGTTATTTGGGCTCCGGTACATCCACAGCAGAAGCCTGATATCTCCACAGGTGTAGGGAGTCAGAGTACTGTTCCTGAGTCTAGCACCTCTTCGAAGAGTCTGCATCAAGGGCAGACTAGTTCTAGAAGCAAAAGAGTGGAGCTGGAGAGATATGTAGCAAAGCCCATAGTAAAGGAAATAGCTGAGAAAATGGTCAGTCAAGAACCAATAACCGCTGCTCCAAAAATGGCAGAGAATGTTTTGCACAAAGAAAATTTTGGAGGTGAAGGTGCAGGAATTCTCCAACCTCCTGGTTCAACTGCGGGTAAATCTGGGTCTCCTTTAAAGTCAAGACATGGGAATGGTAAGCAGGGCAAGCATGGTAGAGATCATGGATCATGGAACCAGCGAGGTTCTGCAGTATCGACTAAAGCTTTGGAGGATGGACAATTTGGAACTTCAAACCAGCCCATTCGAGAAACAGTGAACTATCATTCAAGTAATCAAACTGGAGAAACTGCTGTAGACTCTTCTAAGGATCGAACCGCATCCAATGCTGTTGGATGGAACGATGGCTGGTATATGACTCCTGAAACGCATCactctgctgctgctgctgctgctgctgctgctgctgaggAAATGGAAGCAAGTGCTCCTCGAACCAACACTGTTGGAAAAGATCACGGTAAGCAGCAGGGTTACAGAAGTAACTATGGTGACTCTAAAAAGGCGAATACAAGAGATTCCAGTAAAGCTCATATGCAGCAGTCTGGCCATGAGTCAGGTCAACAAGATCTGCATGTTGGTTCGAATGAAATTCGTGGTCAGTCTGGTGGTGGTCGTCAATATTCGAGGGACAGAACTTATGCATCTCAGAAAAGGGATGGTGGATACGAGCAGCAGGGGTTTACTCCAGAACAGAAAATGAACTCAGCTGATACACCAAACCATTCTCAAAACCGATCTGCCAGTCAGGAGGTCCAGGGTGGGCATAATCCGAATAGTATGTTCCAAACGAACACAGGCCAGAATCGACGGTTTGGAAGAGGACAGGAGCCACACGGAGGTTGGGGTTCGTCGATGCAAGAGAACATGCACCATCACCATCAGAGGCCACTTTCAAACAGAGGTAGACAGAAGCCAAATCTGCATTACGAGTACAAGCCTGTTGGGTCACATGCTTATGAAGGAGAACATAGTCGAGAACAATTGAAAGAGAGTTCAGAAGGTCCAAGATACAGGGAGAAGGGGCAGGGAAACCAGAGGCATGATGGACAAAAGTCGTACCAACAGCAAAGGGGTTAG
- the LOC108839671 gene encoding protein MODIFIER OF SNC1 1 isoform X1 gives MTSNTTGDRSRWGTTRRSGMTILGKVAVPKPINLPSQRLENQGLDPNVEIVPKGTLSWGSKSSLNAWGTSSLSPRTESGPGSPSHLSNRPSTGGSVTRPSTADSDKAHDSSSIAWDSNSRPSSASGVFPANQASVGLQRPHSADTRPGSSHLSRFAEPVSETSATWGQHGDVPTKKDGFSLTSGDFPSLGAEKESSEKSTMPQDAARPASSSGRSVEEREANVRIGDDNAWRRDNQPYSEDAPGHCRVEGQLDSRCSQSYPNANFPHQYDGWRGPPVNNHHGGGWYRGNHPYGAPMGPGGFPVDPFPFYPPQVPPIPGHEAGPRGNHPANGQMFRPPLLDSYVHPRMQTRPGFYLGPVPHESYYGPPMGYGNRDLPFGGRPAGPHAYSQHSGQGGYDKSGSSVALEQNEPSHPPERQRQYKVLLRPQDGRYGEDEAKREGLLGNRLPNAENVAQQMQTSKINRRENRNEASDQVQPIKAENAAPEDPSLIQKIEGLNSKTRSNDGWQNASSVVNRDQQESKTRTLNSGDYVNKVPARMPRTGHASDSTNSLHYKQGDPATNKNAELIAISGTSISSCCRRSTQQTQGRADHQPQQRVNNESNDGWRKTTVISGSSPATLSSNSESFAEVNVGDFVDTGSVGKPVSAISVDQNDNQRTTMRELARQRAQQRQKEEEERARDQRAKALAKLEELNRRSQVAEEGSKNLEAASDASIPGIPEVPRSLSPARMAAKSTESTEESGKPSMQNLMTSTEDADYVDPKQQDNLPRHRDGSKQKRLGYKQKQHIVFEKKMAGNTLSEATTEVFDVVPSPEASNQGVISQNSDMPATSSVSTEQAFTKRKNNRNGKKKHKVEETKLINTTRAAVGKETKSGDESIEIGRVRAAEIKFGSFPVDIKVSGNSSDQISSSTNEESQSRAKTNSKSQQFRKTPRNSLVNKPADKFHGNSTVIWAPVHPQQKPDISTGVGSQSTVPESSTSSKSLHQGQTSSRSKRVELERYVAKPIVKEIAEKMVSQEPITAAPKMAENVLHKENFGGEGAGILQPPGSTAGKSGSPLKSRHGNGKQGKHGRDHGSWNQRGSAVSTKALEDGQFGTSNQPIRETVNYHSSNQTGETAVDSSKDRTASNAVGWNDGWYMTPETHHSAAAAAAAAAAEEMEASAPRTNTVGKDHGKQQGYRSNYGDSKKANTRDSSKAHMQQSGHESGQQDLHVGSNEIRGQSGGGRQYSRDRTYASQKRDGGYEQQGFTPEQKMNSADTPNHSQNRSASQEVQGGHNPNSMFQTNTGQNRRFGRGQEPHGGWGSSMQENMHHHHQRPLSNRGRQKPNLHYEYKPVGSHAYEGEHSREQLKESSEGPRYREKGQGNQRHDGQKSYQQQRG, from the exons ATGACCTCTAACACGACAGGAGATCGaag TAGATGGGGTACTACAAGAAGAAGTGGCATGACTATATTGGGAAAGGTTGCTGTTCCAAAACCCATTAACTTACCAAGTCAAAG GTTAGAGAATCAAGGCCTTGACCCTAATGTCGAAATCGTTCCAAA AGGAACCCTTAGCTGGGGAAGTAAATCGTCTCTGAATGCGTGGGGGACATCATCGTTGTCACCACGAACTGAAAGTGGTCCTGGTTCGCCAAGCCACCTCAGCAATCGCCCTTCTACTGGTGGAAGTGTCACTCGACCTTCAACTGCTGATAGTGACAAAGCGcatgattcttcttctattgCTTGGGATTCGAACTCCCGGCCTTCATCAGCATCCGGGGTGTTCCCAGCTAATCAGGCATCAGTTGGACTACAACGTCCACACAGTGCAGACACAAGACCTGGAAGCTCGCACTTGTCCCGATTTGCTGAACCCGTGTCAGAGACTTCTGCAACATGGGGTCAGCAT GGAGATGTTCCAACGAAAAAGGATGGGTTTTCTTTGACTTCTGGAGATTTTCCTTCCCTTGGTGCTGAAAAAGAAAGTTCTGAGAAGAGCACTATGCCACAAG ATGCCGCTCGTCCTGCTTCTTCGTCGGGAAGATCTGTAGAAGAACGAG AAGCTAATGTACGGATTGGAGATGACAATGCCTGGAGAAGAGATAATCAACCCTACAGTGAAGACGCACCTGGACATTGTAGAGTGGAAGGGCAACTGGACTCCCGTTGTTCACAATCTTATCCTAATGCTAATTTTCCTCATCAGTATGATGGTTGGCGTGGTCCTCCAGTAAATAATCATCATGGTGGTGGCTGGTACAGAGGGAACCACCCATACGGTGCCCCAATGGGTCCTGGGGGTTTTCCTGTAGATCCTTTTCCATTTTATCCTCCGCAAGTTCCCCCTATTCCTGGGCACGAGGCTGGTCCTAGGGGTAATCACCCTGCTAATGGACAAATGTTCAGGCCTCCACTACTTGATTCTTATGTCCACCCAAGGATGCAGACTAGGCCTGGGTTTTATCTTGGTCCAGTGCCACATGAAAGCTACTATGGTCCTCCCATGGGGTACGGAAACAGAGATCTACCTTTTGGGGGTAGGCCTGCGGGTCCTCATGCTTATAGCCAGCATTCTGGTCAAGGTGGATATGATAAGTCTGGAAGTTCAGTGGCTTTGGAACAGAATGAGCCATCACATCCTCCCGAAAGACAAAGGCAATACAAGGTTCTCTTAAGGCCCCAAGATGGTAGGTATGGGGAAGATGAAGCAAAGCGGGAAGGATTACTAGGAAATAGGCTCCCGAATGCAGAGAATGTAGCCCAACAGATGCAAACTTCCAAAATCAACAGGAGAGAAAACAGAAATGAGGCAAGTGACCAGGTACAACCTATTAAGGCAGAGAATGCTGCCCCTGAAGATCCCAGTTTGATTCAGAAAATAGAGGGCTTGAATTCAAAAACTAGAAGTAATGATGGTTGGCAAAATGCTTCATCTGTCGTCAATAGAGATCAGCAGGAAAGCAAAACTCGTACACTCAATTCTGGGGATTATGTAAATAAAGTTCCAGCAAGAATGCCTCGAACTGGTCATGCAAGTGATAGTACGAACTCTTTACACTATAAACAAGGTGATCCTGCCACCAACAAAAACGCTGAGCTGATAGCTATTAGTGGAACTTCTATATCCAG TTGCTGCAGGAGATCTACTCAACAGACTCAAGGCAGAGCAGATCATCAGCCCCAACAAAGAGTGAACAATGAAAGCAATGATGGTTGGCGGAAGACGACTGTTATCTCAGGTTCCTCCCCTGCAACTTTGTCTTCAAACTCAGAAAGCTTTGCTGAGGTAAATGTAGGTGACTTTGTGGATACTGGTTCCGTTGGGAAGCCTGTGTCTGCAATATCTGTAGACCAAAACGACAACCAG CGTACTACGATGAGAGAGTTAGCCAGGCAGCGTGCACAACAGAGGCAGAAAGAGGAGGAAGAAAGAGCAAGAGATCAGCGGGCTAAGGCTCTTGCAAAACTGGAAGAGTTGAATAGACGTTCCCAAGTAGCTGAGGAGGGTTCCAAGAACTTGGAAGCTGCATCTGATGCTTCCATCCCGGGCATACCAGAAGTTCCTCGGTCTCTTTCACCTGCACGTATGGCTGCAAAGTCTACCGAATCTACTGAAGAATCAGGAAAACCCTCAATGCAAAACTTGATGACTTCAACAGAAGATGCAGATTATGTGGACCCTAAACAGCAGGATAATCTTCCACGCCACCGTGATGGCTCAAAACAGAAGCGCTTGGGTTATAAGCAGAAGCAACATATCgtatttgagaaaaaaatggCAGGGAATACTCTCTCTGAAGCTACTACAGAGGTGTTCGATGTTGTTCCATCTCCTGAGGCGTCAAACCAAGGTGTAATAAGTCAAAACTCAGACATGCCAGCAACGTCAAGCGTTTCAACTGAGCAAGCTTTCACGAAAAGAAAGAATAACAGGAACGGTAAGAAAAAGCACAAGGTTGAGGAGACCAAATTAATAAACACGACAAGAGCTGCCGTtggaaaagaaacaaaatcggGAGATGAGTCAATTGAGATTGGTAGAGTCAGGGCAGCGGAAATTAAGTTTGGGTCTTTTCCAGTGGATATTAAAGTGTCTGGTAATTCGTCTGACCAAATCAGTTCCTCCACGAACGAAGAGTCCCAAAGCAGAGCAAAAACCAACTCGAAATCTCAACAGTTTCGCAAGACTCCAAGAAACTCACTGGTAAATAAGCCTGCAGATAAATTTCATGGTAACAGTACTGTTATTTGGGCTCCGGTACATCCACAGCAGAAGCCTGATATCTCCACAGGTGTAGGGAGTCAGAGTACTGTTCCTGAGTCTAGCACCTCTTCGAAGAGTCTGCATCAAGGGCAGACTAGTTCTAGAAGCAAAAGAGTGGAGCTGGAGAGATATGTAGCAAAGCCCATAGTAAAGGAAATAGCTGAGAAAATGGTCAGTCAAGAACCAATAACCGCTGCTCCAAAAATGGCAGAGAATGTTTTGCACAAAGAAAATTTTGGAGGTGAAGGTGCAGGAATTCTCCAACCTCCTGGTTCAACTGCGGGTAAATCTGGGTCTCCTTTAAAGTCAAGACATGGGAATGGTAAGCAGGGCAAGCATGGTAGAGATCATGGATCATGGAACCAGCGAGGTTCTGCAGTATCGACTAAAGCTTTGGAGGATGGACAATTTGGAACTTCAAACCAGCCCATTCGAGAAACAGTGAACTATCATTCAAGTAATCAAACTGGAGAAACTGCTGTAGACTCTTCTAAGGATCGAACCGCATCCAATGCTGTTGGATGGAACGATGGCTGGTATATGACTCCTGAAACGCATCactctgctgctgctgctgctgctgctgctgctgctgaggAAATGGAAGCAAGTGCTCCTCGAACCAACACTGTTGGAAAAGATCACGGTAAGCAGCAGGGTTACAGAAGTAACTATGGTGACTCTAAAAAGGCGAATACAAGAGATTCCAGTAAAGCTCATATGCAGCAGTCTGGCCATGAGTCAGGTCAACAAGATCTGCATGTTGGTTCGAATGAAATTCGTGGTCAGTCTGGTGGTGGTCGTCAATATTCGAGGGACAGAACTTATGCATCTCAGAAAAGGGATGGTGGATACGAGCAGCAGGGGTTTACTCCAGAACAGAAAATGAACTCAGCTGATACACCAAACCATTCTCAAAACCGATCTGCCAGTCAGGAGGTCCAGGGTGGGCATAATCCGAATAGTATGTTCCAAACGAACACAGGCCAGAATCGACGGTTTGGAAGAGGACAGGAGCCACACGGAGGTTGGGGTTCGTCGATGCAAGAGAACATGCACCATCACCATCAGAGGCCACTTTCAAACAGAGGTAGACAGAAGCCAAATCTGCATTACGAGTACAAGCCTGTTGGGTCACATGCTTATGAAGGAGAACATAGTCGAGAACAATTGAAAGAGAGTTCAGAAGGTCCAAGATACAGGGAGAAGGGGCAGGGAAACCAGAGGCATGATGGACAAAAGTCGTACCAACAGCAAAGGGGTTAG